From Salipiger profundus, a single genomic window includes:
- a CDS encoding GntP family permease, protein MGLFGIVLSLGLLMFLAYRGINVLILAPLLSALAVIMSGGLPVLATYTQVFMDSLGGYIITYFPLFLLGAIFGKVMADGGAARTIAERIVAWVGPGQAILAVVLACGVLTYGGVSLFVVAFAIYPIANALFRRADVPKRLLPAAIALGSFTFTMTAFPGTPAIQNAIPIPFFGTNVFAAPLLGTLAGVIMLGGGTLWLNRRRAAAQGRGEGYGQHEETGADSTLPADAKLPNFAIAIAPVIAVIGLNALFTYVIFPAMSADYLSLPEYGETDLSSVAGIWAIIVSLTLSILLALALNWRRFADVLDTVNTGTMGSLLPVFNTASEVGYGAVIASLPAFTIIRDAVLGLFPDNPVASLAVAVNALAGITGSASGGMSIALDALGDQFAQMGQEQGVAMGLMHRVTALSSGGFDALPHNGAVITLLAITGMTHEKSYSDIFMVAVAIPVLATVTVIVLGSLGL, encoded by the coding sequence ATGGGGCTTTTCGGAATCGTTCTGTCGCTGGGACTGCTGATGTTCCTGGCATACCGGGGGATCAACGTGCTGATCCTCGCGCCGCTGCTGTCGGCGCTGGCGGTCATCATGTCCGGCGGGCTGCCGGTGCTGGCCACCTACACGCAGGTGTTCATGGACAGCCTCGGCGGCTACATCATCACCTACTTCCCGCTGTTTCTGCTGGGCGCGATCTTCGGCAAGGTGATGGCCGACGGCGGCGCCGCGCGCACCATCGCCGAGCGCATCGTGGCATGGGTCGGCCCCGGGCAGGCAATCCTTGCGGTGGTGCTGGCCTGCGGCGTGCTGACCTACGGCGGGGTTTCGCTTTTCGTGGTGGCCTTCGCGATCTACCCGATCGCCAACGCGCTGTTCCGCCGCGCCGACGTGCCCAAGCGGCTGCTTCCCGCGGCCATCGCGCTGGGCTCTTTCACCTTCACGATGACGGCTTTCCCCGGCACGCCGGCGATCCAGAACGCCATTCCGATCCCGTTCTTCGGCACCAACGTCTTCGCCGCGCCGCTGCTCGGGACGCTCGCGGGCGTCATCATGCTGGGCGGAGGCACCCTGTGGCTGAACCGGCGCCGCGCGGCTGCACAGGGGCGGGGCGAGGGCTACGGCCAGCACGAGGAAACCGGCGCCGACAGCACCCTGCCGGCGGATGCGAAGCTGCCGAACTTCGCCATCGCCATCGCGCCGGTCATCGCGGTGATCGGGCTCAACGCGCTCTTCACCTACGTGATCTTCCCGGCAATGTCCGCCGACTACCTGTCGCTGCCGGAATACGGCGAGACCGACCTGTCCTCGGTCGCGGGCATCTGGGCCATCATCGTGTCGCTGACGCTGTCGATCCTGCTGGCGCTGGCGCTCAACTGGCGGCGCTTCGCGGATGTGCTCGACACGGTGAACACCGGCACCATGGGCTCGCTGCTGCCGGTGTTCAACACCGCCTCCGAGGTCGGCTACGGTGCGGTCATCGCCTCGCTGCCGGCCTTCACGATCATCCGTGACGCGGTGCTGGGCCTGTTTCCCGACAACCCGGTCGCCTCGCTCGCGGTGGCGGTCAACGCGCTCGCGGGCATCACCGGCTCGGCCTCGGGCGGCATGTCCATCGCGCTCGACGCGCTGGGCGACCAGTTCGCGCAGATGGGGCAGGAGCAGGGCGTGGCCATGGGGCTGATGCACCGGGTGACGGCGCTGAGCTCGGGTGGCTTCGACGCGCTGCCGCACAACGGCGCGGTGATCACGCTGCTGGCGATCACCGGCATGACCCACGAGAAGAGCTACTCCGACATCTTCATGGTCGCCGTCGCGATCCCCGTGCTGGCGACGGTCACGGTGATCGTGCTCGGCTCGCTGGGCCTCTGA
- the ilvC gene encoding ketol-acid reductoisomerase — protein MTKARKEREMRVYYDRDCDINLIKDKKVAILGYGSQGHAHALNLRDSGAKNVVIALREGSPSAKKAEGEGLQVMGIAEAAAWCDLIMFTMPDELQAETYKKHVRDNLKPGSAIAFAHGLNVHFGLIEAPEGVDVIMMAPKGPGHTVRGEYVKGGGVPCLVAVDADATGKALEIGLSYCSAIGGGRSGIIETNFREECETDLFGEQVVLCGGLVELIRMGFETLVEAGYAPEMAYFECLHEVKLIVDLIYEGGIANMNYSISNTAEYGEYVSGPRILPYEETKKRMKDVLTDIQQGKFVRDFMQENAVGQPFFKATRRINDEHQIEQVGEKLREMMPWISAGKMVDKAKN, from the coding sequence ATAACAAAAGCAAGGAAGGAGCGAGAGATGCGCGTCTATTACGATCGTGATTGCGACATCAACCTCATCAAGGACAAGAAGGTCGCGATCCTGGGCTACGGCTCGCAGGGTCACGCCCACGCGCTGAACCTGCGCGATTCCGGTGCCAAGAACGTGGTCATCGCCCTGCGCGAGGGCTCCCCGTCGGCGAAGAAGGCCGAGGGCGAGGGCCTGCAGGTCATGGGCATCGCCGAAGCGGCGGCCTGGTGCGACCTGATCATGTTCACCATGCCCGACGAGCTGCAGGCAGAGACCTACAAGAAGCACGTGCGCGACAACCTCAAGCCCGGCTCGGCCATCGCCTTTGCCCACGGCCTGAACGTGCACTTCGGCCTGATCGAGGCGCCCGAGGGTGTCGACGTGATCATGATGGCGCCGAAGGGCCCGGGCCACACCGTGCGCGGCGAATACGTCAAGGGCGGCGGCGTTCCCTGCCTCGTGGCCGTCGATGCCGACGCCACCGGCAAGGCGCTTGAAATCGGCCTGTCCTACTGCTCCGCCATCGGTGGCGGCCGCTCGGGCATCATCGAGACCAACTTCCGCGAAGAGTGCGAAACCGACCTCTTCGGCGAGCAGGTCGTGCTTTGCGGCGGTCTCGTCGAGCTGATCCGCATGGGCTTCGAGACCCTCGTGGAAGCCGGCTACGCCCCCGAGATGGCCTATTTCGAGTGCCTGCACGAGGTGAAGCTGATCGTGGACCTGATCTACGAAGGCGGCATCGCGAACATGAACTACTCGATCTCCAACACCGCCGAGTACGGCGAGTACGTGTCCGGCCCGCGCATTCTCCCCTACGAGGAGACCAAGAAGCGCATGAAGGACGTGCTCACCGACATCCAGCAGGGCAAGTTCGTGCGTGACTTCATGCAGGAAAACGCCGTCGGTCAGCCGTTCTTCAAGGCGACCCGCCGGATCAACGACGAGCACCAGATCGAGCAGGTCGGCGAGAAGCTGCGCGAGATGATGCCGTGGATCTCGGCCGGCAAGATGGTCGACAAGGCAAAGAACTGA
- a CDS encoding Lrp/AsnC family transcriptional regulator: MLDDTDRRILRQYQADPGAPSVELAERAGVTPSTLARRIAAMREAGVLRGVRGVIHWPALGYDIEVMLRVTLDKTAPRAFDEFIAGAREVPEVTEIQTFLGSIDVRLAVIARDLAHYQALYREKLLTLPHIADIEALMHVALVQSDETVPL, from the coding sequence ATGCTCGATGACACGGATCGGCGCATCCTGCGCCAGTACCAGGCCGACCCGGGTGCGCCCTCGGTCGAACTGGCGGAGCGTGCAGGCGTCACGCCCTCGACGCTGGCCCGGCGGATCGCCGCGATGCGCGAGGCCGGCGTGCTGCGGGGCGTGCGCGGGGTGATCCACTGGCCGGCGCTCGGCTACGACATCGAGGTGATGCTGCGGGTCACGCTCGACAAGACCGCGCCGCGCGCCTTCGACGAGTTCATCGCGGGCGCGCGCGAGGTGCCCGAGGTGACCGAGATCCAGACCTTCCTTGGCTCCATCGACGTGCGGCTGGCGGTGATCGCGCGTGACCTCGCGCACTACCAGGCGCTCTACCGCGAGAAGCTGCTGACCCTGCCGCACATCGCCGACATCGAGGCGCTGATGCACGTGGCCCTCGTGCAGTCCGACGAAACGGTGCCGCTGTGA
- a CDS encoding Lrp/AsnC family transcriptional regulator, with amino-acid sequence MSAGPLELDEIDRALVRALAEDAHASAGALGRRLGLSQPACWRRIQRLRAAGVFRGARLDLDLERLGFGVTVFLGIKLATKGRVSLEDFERAVRAIPEVQVVDHVLGAFDYRLRVVARDLPDFERVLRRRIMTLPGVGNVEANVMLSEERRPGPL; translated from the coding sequence GTGAGCGCGGGGCCGCTGGAGCTTGACGAGATCGACCGGGCGCTGGTGCGCGCGCTGGCCGAGGACGCGCACGCGAGCGCCGGGGCGCTGGGACGGCGGCTGGGGCTCTCGCAGCCGGCCTGCTGGCGCCGCATCCAGCGGCTGCGGGCGGCAGGGGTGTTTCGTGGCGCGCGGCTCGATCTGGATCTCGAGCGGCTGGGGTTCGGGGTGACGGTCTTCCTCGGGATCAAGCTCGCCACCAAGGGGCGGGTGAGTCTCGAGGATTTCGAGCGCGCGGTGCGGGCGATTCCCGAGGTCCAGGTGGTCGACCACGTGCTTGGCGCCTTCGACTACCGGCTGCGGGTCGTCGCGCGTGACCTGCCGGATTTCGAGCGCGTGCTGCGGCGGCGGATCATGACGCTGCCCGGTGTGGGCAACGTCGAGGCGAACGTCATGCTGAGCGAGGAGCGTCGGCCGGGTCCGCTGTAG
- a CDS encoding aminotransferase class V-fold PLP-dependent enzyme, producing MPLRDDVDPEGLEEFSVVFTDRSLNHMSAAFQGVMRDISSMLREVYRADGVALVPGGGTFGMEAVARQFGQGARALVVRNGWFSFRWSQIFEAGGFGGEVTVMKARQTANEPTAPFAPAPIDEVVAAIHRESPEIVFAPHVETSAGVILPDDYIKALAEAAHEVGALMVLDCIASGCVWVDMAATGVDVLLSAPQKGWSATPCAGLVMMSDRALARLEETESNSFAMDLKKWRQIMAAYEEGGHAYHATMPTDGLRMFRDAMVETRDMGFEAAKAAQWDLGQKVRAALAARGVASVAAEGFAAPGVVVCYTDDPEVKTGKAFVKEGAQIAAGVPLQCDEPAGFSTFRLGLFGLDKLRDVDATVARLEKVLDAAL from the coding sequence ATGCCGCTTCGCGATGACGTCGACCCCGAGGGGCTCGAAGAATTTTCCGTGGTCTTCACCGACCGCTCCCTGAACCACATGTCCGCCGCTTTCCAAGGGGTGATGCGCGACATCTCCTCGATGCTGCGCGAGGTCTACCGCGCCGACGGCGTGGCGCTGGTGCCCGGTGGCGGCACCTTCGGCATGGAGGCCGTCGCCCGCCAGTTCGGGCAGGGCGCCAGGGCGCTGGTCGTGCGCAACGGCTGGTTCTCGTTCCGCTGGTCGCAGATCTTCGAGGCCGGCGGCTTCGGCGGCGAGGTGACGGTTATGAAGGCCCGGCAGACCGCCAACGAACCCACCGCGCCCTTCGCGCCCGCGCCGATCGACGAGGTGGTCGCCGCGATTCACCGCGAGAGCCCCGAGATCGTCTTTGCGCCGCATGTCGAGACCTCGGCCGGGGTGATCCTGCCCGACGACTACATCAAGGCGCTGGCCGAGGCCGCGCATGAGGTGGGCGCGCTGATGGTGCTCGACTGCATCGCCAGCGGCTGCGTCTGGGTCGACATGGCCGCGACCGGCGTCGACGTGTTGCTCTCGGCGCCGCAGAAGGGCTGGTCGGCCACGCCCTGCGCCGGTCTCGTGATGATGTCCGACCGGGCGCTGGCACGGCTCGAGGAGACCGAGTCCAACTCCTTCGCGATGGACCTCAAGAAGTGGCGCCAGATCATGGCGGCCTACGAGGAGGGCGGCCACGCCTACCACGCCACCATGCCGACGGACGGGCTGCGGATGTTCCGCGACGCGATGGTCGAGACCCGCGACATGGGCTTCGAGGCCGCCAAGGCGGCACAGTGGGATCTCGGCCAGAAGGTCCGGGCAGCGCTCGCGGCACGCGGCGTGGCCTCGGTCGCGGCCGAGGGCTTTGCCGCGCCGGGCGTGGTGGTCTGCTACACCGATGACCCCGAGGTGAAGACCGGCAAGGCCTTCGTGAAGGAAGGCGCGCAGATCGCCGCCGGGGTGCCGCTGCAGTGCGACGAGCCGGCGGGCTTCTCCACGTTCCGCCTCGGGCTCTTCGGCCTCGACAAGCTGCGCGACGTCGATGCGACGGTGGCACGGCTGGAAAAGGTGCTCGACGCCGCGCTCTGA